CCGGAGACGTCGTGTTCCGACTCGACGGCGATGCCGACACCGGCCCCGAGGGTTTCACCCTGACGCGGTCCGGCGGGCGCACCACTGTCACTGCCGCCGCTCCGGCCGGCCTCCTGTACGGCTTCTTCCATGTCGTGCGCCTCGGCGCCGCCGCGTTCACCGACGCCCCCGAGCAGACCCACCGCCCCGCCCTCTCCCGGCGCATGCTCAACCACTGGGACAACATCGACGTGCATCCCGTGATGGGCCAGGTCGAGCGCGGCTACGCGGGCGGCTCGCTGTTCTGGGAAGACGGACGGGCGCGCGGGGACCGCGACCGGGTCCGCGCGTACGCACGGCTCCTCGCGGCCTGCGGGATCAACGCCGTCTGCGTCAACAACGTCAACGTCCATGGGACCGAGGCCCGACTCCTCACCGACCGCATCGGTGAAACAGCCACCATCGCGGGTGAGTTGAGGAAGTACGGCATCCAAACCTACCTCTCCGTCAGCTTCGCCGCGCCCGTCGTCCTGGGCGGGCTCGACACCGCCGACCCACTCGACGACGGTGTACGGGCCTGGTGGCGGAGGGCAGCCGACCGCGTGTACGCGCACATTCCTGACTTCGGCGGCTTCGTCGTCAAGGCCGACTCCGAAGGACAGCCGGGTCCCTTCGCCTACGGCCGCAGTCACGCCGACGGCGCGAACCTGATCGCCGACGCGCTCGCCCCGCACGGCGGCACCGTTCACTGGCGGGCCTTCGTCTACAACCACACACAGGACTGGCGCGACCGGACCACGGACCGGGCGCGCGCCGCGTACGACCACTTCGCCGCGCTCGACGGGCAGTTCAAGGACAACGCGGTGCTCCAGATCAAGCACGGACCGATGGACTTCCAGGTCCGCGAACCCGTCTCGCCGGTCATCGGCGCCCTGCCCCACACCCGGGTCGCGGTCGAGCTGCAGGCCACCCAGGAGTACACCGGGCAACAGCGGCACGTGTGCGCGCTCGCCCCGATGTGGTCCGGGGTGCTCGGCTTCCGGCCCGAGGGCGAGAACGGCGCCACCGTCGGCCAACTCGCCGGCGGTGGCGGCCTGGTGGCCGTATCGAACACCGGATCCGACCCCTACTGGACCGGGCACCCGCTCGCCCAGTACAACCTGTACGCGTTCGGCCGCCTGGCCTGGCAGCCGGACGCCGACCAGGAGCAACTCCTCGACGAGTGGACCGAGTTGACGTTCACACCGGAACGCACCGCCGACCCCGAGCGGCTGCGCTCCGGCCTGCGTGCGGTACTGCGCGGGTCCTGGACGACGTACGAGAAGTACACCGCGCCGCTGGGCGTCGGCTTCATGGTGCAACCCGGGCACCACTACGGGCCCAGCGTCGACGGGTACGAGTACAGCCCTTGGGGCACCTACCACTTCGCAGACCGCGACGGCCTCGGTGTCGACCGCAGCCGCGCCACCGGCACCGGATATGCGGCCCAGTACGCGAAACCCTGGTCACAGACGTACGAGACGCCCGAGAGCTGCCCCGACGAGCTGCTCCTGTTCTTCCATCACGTCCCGTACGGGCACGTCCTGCAGAGCGGCAAGACGGTGATCCAGCACATCTACGACACCCACTTCGAGGGCGTCGAGGAGGCCGAGACGGCACAAGGAGTGTGGGCGTCGCTGGCCGATCTGATGGCGCCCGCGCGGCACGCCCGGGTGGCCGAGCTGTACGAGGAGCAGCTGCGCAGCGCCCGTGAGTGGCGCGACCACGTGAACA
The DNA window shown above is from Streptomyces sp. NBC_01445 and carries:
- a CDS encoding alpha-glucuronidase, whose protein sequence is MSDASGFDHAWLPDEALRGIGSRRVVIEGDGPLVDTLRAEVTYAQGQFGTLQGAGDVVFRLDGDADTGPEGFTLTRSGGRTTVTAAAPAGLLYGFFHVVRLGAAAFTDAPEQTHRPALSRRMLNHWDNIDVHPVMGQVERGYAGGSLFWEDGRARGDRDRVRAYARLLAACGINAVCVNNVNVHGTEARLLTDRIGETATIAGELRKYGIQTYLSVSFAAPVVLGGLDTADPLDDGVRAWWRRAADRVYAHIPDFGGFVVKADSEGQPGPFAYGRSHADGANLIADALAPHGGTVHWRAFVYNHTQDWRDRTTDRARAAYDHFAALDGQFKDNAVLQIKHGPMDFQVREPVSPVIGALPHTRVAVELQATQEYTGQQRHVCALAPMWSGVLGFRPEGENGATVGQLAGGGGLVAVSNTGSDPYWTGHPLAQYNLYAFGRLAWQPDADQEQLLDEWTELTFTPERTADPERLRSGLRAVLRGSWTTYEKYTAPLGVGFMVQPGHHYGPSVDGYEYSPWGTYHFADRDGLGVDRSRATGTGYAAQYAKPWSQTYETPESCPDELLLFFHHVPYGHVLQSGKTVIQHIYDTHFEGVEEAETAQGVWASLADLMAPARHARVAELYEEQLRSAREWRDHVNSYFLRKSGIPDAGGRRIH